A part of Aegilops tauschii subsp. strangulata cultivar AL8/78 chromosome 2, Aet v6.0, whole genome shotgun sequence genomic DNA contains:
- the LOC109732908 gene encoding dof zinc finger protein 1 isoform X3: MEEMLMGAPSANQQVQGSNPNPPAQAPSSAPGAGGPMRGGTPAMAVAGSGAGAGSTERRPRPQKEKAINCPRCNSTNTKFCYYNNYSLQQPRYFCKTCRRYWTEGGSLRNVPVGGGSRKNKRSSSSSASASASAAASTTASVANSSMLGAAPNKNPKLAHEGAAHDLNLAFPHHQGGMQAQADYMAFPSLESSSMCNPGGGGMAANGARAGGALSAMELLRSTGCYMPLQMPMQMPGEYGSAGFSLGEFRAPAPPQSQSLLGFSLDAHGPVGGASTAGYGSGAGMQGMQDRSGRLLFAFEDLKPTANSGAGGGESGGGSGAGVDGGDHQFEQGNKEQQGNGTPVGQPDTPGFWNGMIGGGGTW; this comes from the coding sequence ATGGAGGAGATGCTGATGGGAGCACCAAGCGCGAACCAGCAGGTGCAAGGGTCAAATCCGAATCCACCGGCGCAGGCTCCGTCGTCGGCGCCTGGGGCTGGGGGACCCATGAGGGGCGGGACGCCGGCCATGGCAGTGGCGGGCTCCGGAGCTGGGGCGGGTAGCACGGAGCGGCGGCCGCGGCCGCAGAAGGAGAAGGCGATCAACTGCCCGCGGTGCAACTCCACCAACACCAAGTTCTGCTACTACAACAACTACAGCCTCCAGCAGCCGCGCTACTTCTGCAAGACGTGCCGCCGGTACTGGACGGAAGGCGGGTCGCTGCGCAACGTCCCCGTCGGCGGCGGCTCCCGCAAGAACAAGCGCTCTTCTTCGTCGTCCGCGTCAGCGAGCGCCTCAGCGGCCGCCTCCACGACCGCGTCCGTCGCGAACTCATCCATGCTCGGGGCGGCGCCGAACAAGAACCCGAAGCTGGCGCACGAGGGCGCAGCGCACGACCTGAACCTCGCGTTCCCGCACCACCAAGGCGGGATGCAGGCGCAGGCGGACTACATGGCGTTCCCGAGCCTGGAGAGCAGCAGCATGTGCAACCCGGGCGGCGGCGGAATGGCGGCCAATGGCGCCCGTGCCGGTGGCGCGCTCTCCGCGATGGAGCTGCTCCGGAGCACCGGCTGCTATATGCCGCTCCAGATGCCGATGCAGATGCCCGGGGAGTACGGCTCCGCGGGGTTCTCGCTCGGGGAGTTCCGCGCGCCGGCGCCACCGCAGTCGCAGAGCTTGCTAGGCTTCTCGCTGGACGCGCACGGTCCGGTGGGCGGGGCTTCCACGGCGGGGTACGGCTCCGGTGCCGGGATGCAAGGGATGCAGGACAGGTCGGGCAGGTTGCTGTTCGCGTTCGAGGACTTGAAGCCGACGGCAAACTCTGGCGCCGGTGGCGGTGAGAGCGGTGGTGGTTCTGGCGCGGGCGTGGATGGCGGCGACCATCAGTTCGAGCAAGGCAACAAGGAGCAGCAAGGCAACGGCACCCCCGTTGGGCAGCCCGACACGCCGGGGTTCTGGAACGGCAtgatcggcggcggcggcacctGGTAA
- the LOC109732908 gene encoding dof zinc finger protein 1 isoform X2 → MDAAHWPQGLGLVKPMEEMLMGAPSANQQVQGSNPNPPAQAPSSAPGAGGPMRGGTPAMAVAGSGAGAGSTERRPRPQKEKAINCPRCNSTNTKFCYYNNYSLQQPRYFCKTCRRYWTEGGSLRNVPVGGGSRKNKRSSSSSASASASAAASTTASVANSSMLGAAPNKNPKLAHEGAAHDLNLAFPHHQGGMQAQADYMAFPSLESSSMCNPGGGGMAANGARAGGALSAMELLRSTGCYMPLQMPMQMPGEYGSAGFSLGEFRAPAPPQSQSLLGFSLDAHGPVGGASTAGYGSGAGMQGMQDRSGRLLFAFEDLKPTANSGAGGGESGGGSGAGVDGGDHQFEQGNKEQQGNGTPVGQPDTPGFWNGMIGGGGTW, encoded by the exons ATGGATGCAGCCCACTGGCCCCAG GGGCTAGGGCTGGTGAAGCCCATGGAGGAGATGCTGATGGGAGCACCAAGCGCGAACCAGCAGGTGCAAGGGTCAAATCCGAATCCACCGGCGCAGGCTCCGTCGTCGGCGCCTGGGGCTGGGGGACCCATGAGGGGCGGGACGCCGGCCATGGCAGTGGCGGGCTCCGGAGCTGGGGCGGGTAGCACGGAGCGGCGGCCGCGGCCGCAGAAGGAGAAGGCGATCAACTGCCCGCGGTGCAACTCCACCAACACCAAGTTCTGCTACTACAACAACTACAGCCTCCAGCAGCCGCGCTACTTCTGCAAGACGTGCCGCCGGTACTGGACGGAAGGCGGGTCGCTGCGCAACGTCCCCGTCGGCGGCGGCTCCCGCAAGAACAAGCGCTCTTCTTCGTCGTCCGCGTCAGCGAGCGCCTCAGCGGCCGCCTCCACGACCGCGTCCGTCGCGAACTCATCCATGCTCGGGGCGGCGCCGAACAAGAACCCGAAGCTGGCGCACGAGGGCGCAGCGCACGACCTGAACCTCGCGTTCCCGCACCACCAAGGCGGGATGCAGGCGCAGGCGGACTACATGGCGTTCCCGAGCCTGGAGAGCAGCAGCATGTGCAACCCGGGCGGCGGCGGAATGGCGGCCAATGGCGCCCGTGCCGGTGGCGCGCTCTCCGCGATGGAGCTGCTCCGGAGCACCGGCTGCTATATGCCGCTCCAGATGCCGATGCAGATGCCCGGGGAGTACGGCTCCGCGGGGTTCTCGCTCGGGGAGTTCCGCGCGCCGGCGCCACCGCAGTCGCAGAGCTTGCTAGGCTTCTCGCTGGACGCGCACGGTCCGGTGGGCGGGGCTTCCACGGCGGGGTACGGCTCCGGTGCCGGGATGCAAGGGATGCAGGACAGGTCGGGCAGGTTGCTGTTCGCGTTCGAGGACTTGAAGCCGACGGCAAACTCTGGCGCCGGTGGCGGTGAGAGCGGTGGTGGTTCTGGCGCGGGCGTGGATGGCGGCGACCATCAGTTCGAGCAAGGCAACAAGGAGCAGCAAGGCAACGGCACCCCCGTTGGGCAGCCCGACACGCCGGGGTTCTGGAACGGCAtgatcggcggcggcggcacctGGTAA
- the LOC109732908 gene encoding dof zinc finger protein 1 isoform X1, translating to MCGSSTTTLQQHKQSCVFCVWCCTVEILDAPSPHSEPPHLHLSAACSLTTCYLPAGLGLVKPMEEMLMGAPSANQQVQGSNPNPPAQAPSSAPGAGGPMRGGTPAMAVAGSGAGAGSTERRPRPQKEKAINCPRCNSTNTKFCYYNNYSLQQPRYFCKTCRRYWTEGGSLRNVPVGGGSRKNKRSSSSSASASASAAASTTASVANSSMLGAAPNKNPKLAHEGAAHDLNLAFPHHQGGMQAQADYMAFPSLESSSMCNPGGGGMAANGARAGGALSAMELLRSTGCYMPLQMPMQMPGEYGSAGFSLGEFRAPAPPQSQSLLGFSLDAHGPVGGASTAGYGSGAGMQGMQDRSGRLLFAFEDLKPTANSGAGGGESGGGSGAGVDGGDHQFEQGNKEQQGNGTPVGQPDTPGFWNGMIGGGGTW from the exons ATGTGTGGCAGCAGTACCACAACCCTACAACAGCACAAGCAAAgttgtgttttttgtgtgtggtg TTGCACCGTAGAGATTCTTGACGCCCCCAGCCCCCACAGCGAGCCTCCCCACCTCCACCTCTCTGCTGCATGCTCGCTCACCACATGTTATCTTCCTGCG GGGCTAGGGCTGGTGAAGCCCATGGAGGAGATGCTGATGGGAGCACCAAGCGCGAACCAGCAGGTGCAAGGGTCAAATCCGAATCCACCGGCGCAGGCTCCGTCGTCGGCGCCTGGGGCTGGGGGACCCATGAGGGGCGGGACGCCGGCCATGGCAGTGGCGGGCTCCGGAGCTGGGGCGGGTAGCACGGAGCGGCGGCCGCGGCCGCAGAAGGAGAAGGCGATCAACTGCCCGCGGTGCAACTCCACCAACACCAAGTTCTGCTACTACAACAACTACAGCCTCCAGCAGCCGCGCTACTTCTGCAAGACGTGCCGCCGGTACTGGACGGAAGGCGGGTCGCTGCGCAACGTCCCCGTCGGCGGCGGCTCCCGCAAGAACAAGCGCTCTTCTTCGTCGTCCGCGTCAGCGAGCGCCTCAGCGGCCGCCTCCACGACCGCGTCCGTCGCGAACTCATCCATGCTCGGGGCGGCGCCGAACAAGAACCCGAAGCTGGCGCACGAGGGCGCAGCGCACGACCTGAACCTCGCGTTCCCGCACCACCAAGGCGGGATGCAGGCGCAGGCGGACTACATGGCGTTCCCGAGCCTGGAGAGCAGCAGCATGTGCAACCCGGGCGGCGGCGGAATGGCGGCCAATGGCGCCCGTGCCGGTGGCGCGCTCTCCGCGATGGAGCTGCTCCGGAGCACCGGCTGCTATATGCCGCTCCAGATGCCGATGCAGATGCCCGGGGAGTACGGCTCCGCGGGGTTCTCGCTCGGGGAGTTCCGCGCGCCGGCGCCACCGCAGTCGCAGAGCTTGCTAGGCTTCTCGCTGGACGCGCACGGTCCGGTGGGCGGGGCTTCCACGGCGGGGTACGGCTCCGGTGCCGGGATGCAAGGGATGCAGGACAGGTCGGGCAGGTTGCTGTTCGCGTTCGAGGACTTGAAGCCGACGGCAAACTCTGGCGCCGGTGGCGGTGAGAGCGGTGGTGGTTCTGGCGCGGGCGTGGATGGCGGCGACCATCAGTTCGAGCAAGGCAACAAGGAGCAGCAAGGCAACGGCACCCCCGTTGGGCAGCCCGACACGCCGGGGTTCTGGAACGGCAtgatcggcggcggcggcacctGGTAA